A single Anopheles arabiensis isolate DONGOLA chromosome 2, AaraD3, whole genome shotgun sequence DNA region contains:
- the LOC120908669 gene encoding tyrosine 3-monooxygenase isoform X2, producing the protein MMAVAAAQKNREMFAIKKSYSIENGYPSRRRSLVDDARFETIVVKQTKQTVLDEARAKANDSSLECTILQAQEQHQQEDKIPQEVQQTVEDQNDDEEEIRMVAVDELPQKPQEHVPSADDEDKETDAGLTEEEVVLQNAASESPEAEKEVVRAAVVVRLRDGMGSLGRILKAVEAYHGTVVHLESRQSRSEGVQFDVLVKVDMARANLLQLIRSLRQTQSFGSVSLLSENNVNVKAPWFPKHASELDNCNHLMTKYEPDLDMNHPGFADQVYRARRKEIAEIAFAYRYGDPIPHIDYTETENKTWAAVFGRVKELMVQHACSEYIAVFRKLEDEKIFVKERLPQLQEMSDFLRKNTGFTLRPAAGLLTARDFLASLAFRIFQSTQYVRHINSPYHTPEPDCIHELLGHMPLLADPSFAQFSQEIGLASLGASDEEIEKLSTVYWFTVEFGLCKEKDEVKAYGAGLLSAYGELLHAISDKPEHRPFEPASTAVQPYQDQEYQPIYYVAESFEDAKEKFRRWVSTMSRPFEVRFNPHTERVEVLDSVDKLETLVSQLNTEVLHLTNAIAKLKQPFC; encoded by the exons ATGATGGCCGTCGCTGCTGCCCAGAAGAACCGTGAAATGTTCGCGATCAAGAAATCATACAGCATTGAG AACGGATACCCATCCCGGCGCCGTTCTCTGGTCGACGATGCCCGCTTTGAGACGATTGTGGTcaagcaaaccaaacaaaccgttCTGGACGAGGCCCGCGCAAAGGCCAACG ACTCTAGCTTGGAGTGTACCATTCTGCAGGCCCAAGAACAGCATCAACAAG AAGACAAAATTCCACAAGAGGTTCAACAGACAGTCGAGGATCAGAACGATGACGAAGAGGAAATTCGAATGGTCGCAG TTGATGAGCTACCCCAGAAGCCGCAGGAACACGTTCCAAGTGCCGACGATGAGGACAAGGAAACAG ACGCTGGGCTAACGGAGGAGGAGGTTGTGCTGCAGAATGCCGCCTCGGAGTCGCCCGAAGCCGAGAAGGAGGTGGTCCGTGCCGCCGTGGTCGTACGGCTGCGCGACGGCATGGGATCGCTCGGACGCATCCTCAAGGCGGTGGAGGCGTACCACGGCACCGTGGTACACCTGGAGTCGCGCCAGTCCCGCAGCGAGGGCGTCCAGTTCGACGTCCTGGTGAAGGTCGACATGGCCCGCGCCAACCTGCTGCAGCTGATCCGTTCCCTGCGCCAGACGCAGTCCTTCGGCAGCGTTAGCCTGCTGTCGGAGAACAACGTCAACGTGAAGGCGCCCTGGTTCCCGAAGCACGCCTCGGAGCTGGACAACTGCAACCATCTGATGACCAAGTACGAGCCGGACCTTGACATGAACCATCCCGGTTTCGCAGACCAGGTGTACCGCGCTCGTCGCAAGGAGATTGCCGAGATTGCATTCGCCTACCGATA TGGAGATCCGATCCCGCACATTGACTACACCGAGACGGAAAACAAGACCTGGGCGGCCGTGTTCGGGCGCGTGAAGGAGCTGATGGTGCAGCACGCCTGCTCGGAGTACATTGCCGTGTTCCGGAAGCTCGAGGACGAGAAGATCTTCGTGAAGGAGCGCCTGCCCCAGCTGCAGGAAATGAGCGACTTCCTGCGCAAGAACACCGGATTCACGCTCCGGCCGGCCGCCGGTCTGCTGACCGCTCGCGACTTCCTTGCCTCGCTGGCGTTCCGCATCTTCCAGAGCACGCAGTACGTGCGACACATCAACTCGCCCTACCACACGCCGGAACC CGATTGCATCCACGAGCTGCTCGGTCACATGCCGCTGCTCGCCGACCCGAGCTTCGCCCAGTTCTCGCAAGAAATCGGATTAGCCTCGCTCGGTGCGTCGGATGAGGAAATTGAAAAGCTCTCGACG GTATACTGGTTCACGGTTGAGTTTGGGCTGTGCAAGGAAAAGGACGAGGTGAAGGCGTACGGTGCCGGGCTGCTGTCCGCCTACGGCGAGCTGCTGCACGCCATCAGCGACAAGCCGGAGCACCGGCCGTTCGAGCCTGCCTCGACCGCCGTGCAGCCGTACCAGGACCAGGAGTACCAGCCGATCTACTACGTCGCGGAGAGCTTCGAGGACGCGAAGGAGAAGTTCCGCCGCTGGGTCTCGACCATGTCCCGGCCGTTCGAGGTGCGCTTCAACCCGCACACCGAGCGGGTGGAGGTGCTCGACTCGGTCGACAAGCTGGAGACGCTCGTGTCGCAGCTCAACACGGAGGTGCTGCACCTGACCAATGCCATCGCCAAGCTGAAGCAACCGTTCTGCTAA
- the LOC120908669 gene encoding tyrosine 3-monooxygenase isoform X1 encodes MHTSAAPVMSIQIFQIFLEECDENGYPSRRRSLVDDARFETIVVKQTKQTVLDEARAKANDSSLECTILQAQEQHQQEDKIPQEVQQTVEDQNDDEEEIRMVAVDELPQKPQEHVPSADDEDKETDAGLTEEEVVLQNAASESPEAEKEVVRAAVVVRLRDGMGSLGRILKAVEAYHGTVVHLESRQSRSEGVQFDVLVKVDMARANLLQLIRSLRQTQSFGSVSLLSENNVNVKAPWFPKHASELDNCNHLMTKYEPDLDMNHPGFADQVYRARRKEIAEIAFAYRYGDPIPHIDYTETENKTWAAVFGRVKELMVQHACSEYIAVFRKLEDEKIFVKERLPQLQEMSDFLRKNTGFTLRPAAGLLTARDFLASLAFRIFQSTQYVRHINSPYHTPEPDCIHELLGHMPLLADPSFAQFSQEIGLASLGASDEEIEKLSTVYWFTVEFGLCKEKDEVKAYGAGLLSAYGELLHAISDKPEHRPFEPASTAVQPYQDQEYQPIYYVAESFEDAKEKFRRWVSTMSRPFEVRFNPHTERVEVLDSVDKLETLVSQLNTEVLHLTNAIAKLKQPFC; translated from the exons AACGGATACCCATCCCGGCGCCGTTCTCTGGTCGACGATGCCCGCTTTGAGACGATTGTGGTcaagcaaaccaaacaaaccgttCTGGACGAGGCCCGCGCAAAGGCCAACG ACTCTAGCTTGGAGTGTACCATTCTGCAGGCCCAAGAACAGCATCAACAAG AAGACAAAATTCCACAAGAGGTTCAACAGACAGTCGAGGATCAGAACGATGACGAAGAGGAAATTCGAATGGTCGCAG TTGATGAGCTACCCCAGAAGCCGCAGGAACACGTTCCAAGTGCCGACGATGAGGACAAGGAAACAG ACGCTGGGCTAACGGAGGAGGAGGTTGTGCTGCAGAATGCCGCCTCGGAGTCGCCCGAAGCCGAGAAGGAGGTGGTCCGTGCCGCCGTGGTCGTACGGCTGCGCGACGGCATGGGATCGCTCGGACGCATCCTCAAGGCGGTGGAGGCGTACCACGGCACCGTGGTACACCTGGAGTCGCGCCAGTCCCGCAGCGAGGGCGTCCAGTTCGACGTCCTGGTGAAGGTCGACATGGCCCGCGCCAACCTGCTGCAGCTGATCCGTTCCCTGCGCCAGACGCAGTCCTTCGGCAGCGTTAGCCTGCTGTCGGAGAACAACGTCAACGTGAAGGCGCCCTGGTTCCCGAAGCACGCCTCGGAGCTGGACAACTGCAACCATCTGATGACCAAGTACGAGCCGGACCTTGACATGAACCATCCCGGTTTCGCAGACCAGGTGTACCGCGCTCGTCGCAAGGAGATTGCCGAGATTGCATTCGCCTACCGATA TGGAGATCCGATCCCGCACATTGACTACACCGAGACGGAAAACAAGACCTGGGCGGCCGTGTTCGGGCGCGTGAAGGAGCTGATGGTGCAGCACGCCTGCTCGGAGTACATTGCCGTGTTCCGGAAGCTCGAGGACGAGAAGATCTTCGTGAAGGAGCGCCTGCCCCAGCTGCAGGAAATGAGCGACTTCCTGCGCAAGAACACCGGATTCACGCTCCGGCCGGCCGCCGGTCTGCTGACCGCTCGCGACTTCCTTGCCTCGCTGGCGTTCCGCATCTTCCAGAGCACGCAGTACGTGCGACACATCAACTCGCCCTACCACACGCCGGAACC CGATTGCATCCACGAGCTGCTCGGTCACATGCCGCTGCTCGCCGACCCGAGCTTCGCCCAGTTCTCGCAAGAAATCGGATTAGCCTCGCTCGGTGCGTCGGATGAGGAAATTGAAAAGCTCTCGACG GTATACTGGTTCACGGTTGAGTTTGGGCTGTGCAAGGAAAAGGACGAGGTGAAGGCGTACGGTGCCGGGCTGCTGTCCGCCTACGGCGAGCTGCTGCACGCCATCAGCGACAAGCCGGAGCACCGGCCGTTCGAGCCTGCCTCGACCGCCGTGCAGCCGTACCAGGACCAGGAGTACCAGCCGATCTACTACGTCGCGGAGAGCTTCGAGGACGCGAAGGAGAAGTTCCGCCGCTGGGTCTCGACCATGTCCCGGCCGTTCGAGGTGCGCTTCAACCCGCACACCGAGCGGGTGGAGGTGCTCGACTCGGTCGACAAGCTGGAGACGCTCGTGTCGCAGCTCAACACGGAGGTGCTGCACCTGACCAATGCCATCGCCAAGCTGAAGCAACCGTTCTGCTAA